ATGACAGAAACATTGCGGAAGGTCTCATAGAGCCTGTTAATCCGACGAGGGATAAGCAAATCAACTGTTTGAGCAAAATAATTACATTGATGTGCTATTAAATTTTATTCAAAATTATTTTGCGAGTTTGATTTGCCCCGAAGTGAATTTACAGGCTCTAGAGGCCTGGAGCACCGTTTCTGGAATATAATGGGTCATGGGAAGAAAATGCGCCCCCAGCCCGATTACAAAAGATTGGTTGATATTTGTATCATAAATATTATAAAATAAAAGCATATGAATGTAATTGAGTATACAAAGGAGGTTATTTTATGGCGAATCCGGAAAGCATTAAACTAAATCCACCCCAGAACAGATTAAGGGGTACACTTCCAAAGGTAGGCATACGTCCTACTATTGATGGGAGGCGCAAAGGTGTAAGAGAATCTTTGGAAGAACAAACAATGAATATGGCAAAAGCTGCAGCAAAGTTAATTACTGAGAATTTAAGGCATCCAAACGGTATGCCGGTAGAGTGCGTTATTGCTGATGCTTGTGTAGGGGGAGTAGCTGAAGCAGCAATGGCTGCAGAGAAATTTGAAAGAGAAGGAGTAGGGGTATCATTGACCGTTACGCCCTGCTGGTGTTATGGTTCGGAAACCATGGATATGAATCCCTATACTCCGAAAGCCGTATGGGGGTTCAATGGTACGGAGCGACCGGGTGCGGTATATCTCGCCGCAGTGTTGGCTGCCCATAACCAGAAAGGACTGCCTGCATTCAGTATTTATGGCAGGGATGTACAGGACAAGAATGATACAAGTATTCCTAAAGATGTGCAAGAGAAGATACTTAAGTTTGTTAAAGCAGGGCTTGCAGTTGCTGAAATGCGCGGCAAATCTTATCTTTCCATTGGATCGGTTTCCATGGGAATTGCAGGTTCTATAGTAGATGCAGACTTTTTCCAGAACTATCTTGGAATGAGAAATGAATACGTTGACATGAGCGAGTTTATTAGAAGAGTAGATGAAGAAATATACGATAAAGAGGAATTCCGGAAGGCATTAAAGTGGGTTAAGGAAAATTGCAAAGAGGGTCCTGATAATAACCCTCCTGAAATTCAACGTTCCAGGGAACAGAAAGACAAAGATTGGGAAATAAGCATAAAAATGGCAATAATTGCTAGAGACCTTATGATAGGAAATACAAAGCTTGCTGAAATAGGTTATGGTGAAGAAGCCCTTGGCCATAATGCAATTGCAGCGGGGTTCCAGGGTCAAAGGCAATGGACTGATCATTTTCCCAATGGGGACTTTATGGAAGCTATACTTAATTCTTCCTTTGATTGGAATGGTATAAGACAGCCCTTTATACTTGCTACTGAAAATGATAGCTTAAATGGTGTAGCTATGTTGTTTGGGCACCTTCTTACCAATACTGCCCAAGTATTTGCCGATGTGAGGACTTATTGGAGTCCTGAAGCTATTGAAAGGGTTACAGGGATTAAGCCTTCAGGATTAGCAGAAAATGGCTTAATCCACCTAATAAATTCCGGTGCAGCTGCATTGGACGGAAGCGGAGAGCAAACTAAAGACGGCAAACCTGTCATGAAACCTTTCTGGGAGATAACCCCTGAAGAAGCCGCAAAATGCCTGGACGCTACATTATGGAGACCTGCAAGTGTCGGGTATTTCAGGGGAGGAGGATTTTCATCGGACTTCCTTACAAGAGGAGGAATGCCCATAACAATGTCAAGAGTAAATATAATAAAAGGCCTGGGCCCTGTACTCCAGATAGCTGAGGGTTATTCTGTCGGATTGCCCGAGAAAATGCACGAAATACTTGATAACCGCACAGACCCGACCTGGCCTACAACCTGGTTTACACCAATACTTACAGGGAAAGGTGCCTTTAAAGATGTTTATTCGGTAATGGCCAACTGGGGAGCAAACCATGGCGCATTCAGCTATGGACACATCGGTGCCGAACTTATAACCCTGGCATCCATGTTAAGGATTCCCGTATGTATGCATAATGTTTCAGAGGATAAGATTTTCAGGCCCAGTGCATGGTCCGCCTTTGGAACTAATGACCTTGAGGGCGCAGATTACAGGGCATGCATTAACTTTGGTCCCCTGTACGGTAAAAAATAACCCTATACAGTAGTAAATTGTATGTTTCCTGTAATAATAATTTAATCCAAATTTAATCCGGGGATTTTTCTTTTACCCTGGGTTTTTCTTTTTTATTACGAAAATATATATACGAAAATATAATATAAATAAAAATTATATAATTAAGTAGGTATTAATTATGTATTGTTTTATGGTATAATTTTGTTGTCCAAATATGGTTTTAAGTAAGCGAATTCGT
This is a stretch of genomic DNA from Bacillota bacterium. It encodes these proteins:
- a CDS encoding L-fucose isomerase yields the protein MANPESIKLNPPQNRLRGTLPKVGIRPTIDGRRKGVRESLEEQTMNMAKAAAKLITENLRHPNGMPVECVIADACVGGVAEAAMAAEKFEREGVGVSLTVTPCWCYGSETMDMNPYTPKAVWGFNGTERPGAVYLAAVLAAHNQKGLPAFSIYGRDVQDKNDTSIPKDVQEKILKFVKAGLAVAEMRGKSYLSIGSVSMGIAGSIVDADFFQNYLGMRNEYVDMSEFIRRVDEEIYDKEEFRKALKWVKENCKEGPDNNPPEIQRSREQKDKDWEISIKMAIIARDLMIGNTKLAEIGYGEEALGHNAIAAGFQGQRQWTDHFPNGDFMEAILNSSFDWNGIRQPFILATENDSLNGVAMLFGHLLTNTAQVFADVRTYWSPEAIERVTGIKPSGLAENGLIHLINSGAAALDGSGEQTKDGKPVMKPFWEITPEEAAKCLDATLWRPASVGYFRGGGFSSDFLTRGGMPITMSRVNIIKGLGPVLQIAEGYSVGLPEKMHEILDNRTDPTWPTTWFTPILTGKGAFKDVYSVMANWGANHGAFSYGHIGAELITLASMLRIPVCMHNVSEDKIFRPSAWSAFGTNDLEGADYRACINFGPLYGKK